Proteins from one Pleuronectes platessa chromosome 16, fPlePla1.1, whole genome shotgun sequence genomic window:
- the LOC128458883 gene encoding glycerophosphodiester phosphodiesterase 1-like: MLQIGDEVMYFSAVFLLLMLGTRSATGASLLTACLYVFMVMFQFPPVPAEQAGRVLRPGAPPGGVPVVAHRGGSHDAPENTLAAIREASRNGATGVELDLSFTADGVPVLMHDETVDRTTNGSGPINKLQILQLRRFDAAAHHRLKEKFSGEKVPTLQEAVEECMRHQLTIFFDVKGQPDKAASVLREMYKKFPVLYNSSIVSSFEPKVIYKMRQTDPNVVTALTHRPWRLSRLGDGTPRTLSTWGQLWTGFLDVLLDWAHHHILWKLCGVSAILVQKDFISLDYIQYWADRGVEVVGWTVNTAVEKSFYQNLLKIGYITDSLLEDCDPHY, translated from the exons ATGCTGCAGATCGGCGACGAGGTGATGTATTTCTCGGCGGTGttcctgctgctgatgctgggcACCAGGAGCGCCACGGGGGCCTCCCTGCTCACCGCGTGCCTCTACGTCTTCATGGTGATGTTCCAGTTCCCCCCGGTGCCGGCGGAGCAGGCCGGCCGCGTCCTTCGGCCCGGGGCTCCTCCGGGCGGCGTCCCGGTGGTGGCGCACCGCGGCGGGAGCCACGACGCACCGGAGAACACGTTGGCGGCGATCAGAGAG GCCAGCAGGAACGGAGCCACCGGAGTGGAGCTGGACCTGAGCTTCACTGCAGACGGCGTGCCGGTGCTGATGCATGATGAGACGGTGGACCGCACCACCAACGGCTCCGGGCCAATTAACAAACTGCAAATTCTCCAACTGAGGAGATTCGACGCTGCTGCACATCACAGACTGAA AGAGAAGTTCAGCGGAGAGAAGGTCCCGACTCTGCAGGAGGCCGTGGAGGAATGCATGAGACACCAGCTGACCATCTTCTTTGACGTCAAAGGTCAACCTGACAAG gCTGCATCAGTGCTTCGTGAGATGTACAAGAAGTTTCCTGTCCTTTACAACTCCAGCATTGTTTCCTCATTTGAACCCAAAGTTATCTACAAG ATGCGTCAGACCGACCCCAACGTGGTCACGGCCCTGACCCACCGGCCCTGGAGACTGAGCCGCCTTGGCGATGGCACTCCTCGGACCCTGTCCACGTGGGGTCAGCTCTGGACGGGGTTTCTGGACGTCTTGCTGGACTGGGCCCACCACCACATCCTGTGGAAGCTGTGTGGAGTCTCTGCCATCCTCGTGCAGAAAGACTTCATCTCACT GGACTACATTCAGTACTGGGCAGATCGAGGAGTGGAGGTGGTGGGCTGGACCGTGAACACCGCTGTGGAGAAGAGCTTCTACCAAAACCTGCTGAAGATCGGGTACATCACTGACAGTTTGCTGGAAGACTGTGATCCGCATTACTGA